One window of Trifolium pratense cultivar HEN17-A07 linkage group LG5, ARS_RC_1.1, whole genome shotgun sequence genomic DNA carries:
- the LOC123885317 gene encoding protein FAR-RED IMPAIRED RESPONSE 1-like, translating into MQNVLKHLGHLMKNGSNLLRDIKFCMYKYLEAADFERAWDKMVDDYKLDVIDWTSSLYKIKEKWAKCYMKNAMSIGMRSTQLSESFNADLKTCLNLDLDIIQFFKHFDRVVNDKRYNELQCEFESRQKLPRLKMEYSPLLQQAAHTYTLQLFDLFQKEYDKYSAAYIKERKEGEITLEFLIGMCNEDEEFKVLFGPSAGTISCSCRKFETFGILCCHAIKVLDVNDIKSILNQYILKRWTREAKIGCVKDTHGRNVQEDVNLDSAQWYREVCPKLVRIATSASDCKEARIFVENAIRELSKQVYDICGKNLELVNDEADASPTLCVPNTNQQNLQGKGLKRRTGVKIFRKRPKSRIERQSKKKRGGQMSNTSQNRGKENVDSNGMFGVSSSQPL; encoded by the exons ATGCAAAATGTCTTAAAACATCTTGGTCATTTGATGAAGAATGGTTCTAATTTGTTGAGAGACATTAAGTTTTGTATGTACAAATATCTAGAAGCAGCTGATTTTGAAAGAGCATGGGATAAAATGGTTGATGATTATAAACTTGATGTAATTGACTGGACATCAAGTttgtataaaataaaagagaagtGGGCTAAATGCTACATGAAAAATGCTATGAGTATTGGCATGCGAAGCACACAACTCAGTGAAAGCTTCAATGCAGACTTGAAAACTTGTTTGAACCTAGACTTGGACATCATCCAGTTTTTCAAACACTTTGATAGAGTGGTCAATGATAAAAGATATAATGAGTTGCAATGTGAATTTGAATCTAGGCAAAAATTACCAAGGTTGAAAATGGAGTATTCACCTTTATTGCAACAAGCTGCACACACATATACATTACAATTGTTTGATCTTTTTCAAAAAGAATATGACAAATACTCTGCAGCttatataaaagaaagaaaagaaggtgAAATTACTCTGGAATTCTTGATTGGTATGTGTAATGAGGATGAAGAGTTTAAGGTTTTGTTTGGTCCTTCCGCTGGCACAATTTCATGTAGTTGTAGAAAGTTTGAGACTTTTGGCATTTTGTGTTGTCATGCAATCAAGGTTCTTGACGTGAATGATATCAAGTCAATACTTAatcaatatattttgaaaaggtGGACAAGGGAAGCAAAGATTGGATGTGTGAAAGATACACATGGAAGAAATGTCCAGGAAGATGTTAACCTTGATAGTGCACAATGGTATAGAGAGGTTTGTCCTAAGTTAGTGAGAATAGCTACAAGTGCATCTGATTGTAAGGAAGCACGTATCTTTGTGGAAAACGCTATAAGGGAGTTGAGTAAGCAAGTTTACGATATTTGTGGCAAGAATTTGGAATTGGTAAACGACGAGGCTGATGCTAGTCCTACTTTATGTGTCCCAAATACCAATCAGCAAAATCTACAAGGCAAAGGCTTAAAAAGAAGGACTGGTGTGAAAATTTTTAGAAAGCGTCCAAAGAGTCGTATTGAAAGGCAATCAAAGAAGAAAAGAGGGGGTCAAATGTCCAATACTTCACAAAATAGGGGGAAG GAAAACGTTGATTCAAATGGCATGTTTGGTGTGTCAAGTTCACAACCCCTTTAG
- the LOC123886525 gene encoding protein FAR1-RELATED SEQUENCE 5-like, with amino-acid sequence MNIESSIHRPWLEEQFQANRLPMDSVVPQETMSMDNELEWQPQLGKLFNTWEEAWEFWKDYGGKIGFNVRRQYFNPDKHGMVLSARYVCSKEGVRKPDKRDRLTSNRRFQTRTGCPVKMGIKYLKDIAKYKIHDFFDKHNHELHLPETTHMLASQRNLSKIQAHEIDLEDDAGIKQRALFELMSRQVGGRENLGYTRVDQKNYLRIKRLKNMAYGEAGSLLQHFQQKCIENPSFYHGIQLDIDEQITNIFWADARMIMDYEYFGDVVTLDTTYSTNNAYRPLAIFAGFNHFRGVVIFGAALLYDETAESFEWTTQWLKLYVR; translated from the exons ATGAATATTGAGTCGTCTATCCATCGTCCATGGTTGGAAGAACAATTTCAAGCTAACAG GTTGCCAATGGATTCTGTGGTTCCACAAGAAACCATGTCTATGGATAACGAACTTGAGTGGCAACCTCAATTAGGTAAACTATTCAATACTTGGGAAGAGGCATGGGAATTTTGGAAGGATTATGGGGGAAAAATTGGATTTAATGTTCGAAGGCAATATTTTAATCCAGACAAACATGGAATGGTTTTGTCTGCAAGATATGTGTGTAGTAAAGAAGGTGTTCGTAAGCCAGATAAAAGAGATCGCTTAACAAGTAATCGTCGATTTCAAACAAGAACTGGATGCCCTGTTAAGATGGGAATTAAATACTTGAAAGATATTGCCAAGtataaaattcatgatttttttgataagcataaTCATGAGTTGCACCTTCCTGAGACGACTCACATGCTTGCATCTCAACGTAATTTATCTAAAATTCAAGCTCATGAGATAGACTTGGAAGATGATGCAGGAATCAAGCAAAGGGCTTTATTTGAGCTAATGAGCAGGCAAGTTGGTGGCAGAGAGAACCTTGGTTACACACGTGTGGATCAAAAGAATTATCTTCGCATCAAACGATTGAAAAACATGGCATACGGGGAGGCTGGCAGTTTATTACAACACTTTCAACAAAAGTGTATAGAAAATCCATCATTTTACCATGGAATCCAATTAGACATTGATGAacaaataacaaatattttttgggCTGATGCGAGAATGATAATGGATTATGAATACTTTGGTGATGTAGTCACTCTTGACACTACATATAGTACTAACAATGCATATAGACCATTGGCTATATTTGCAGGATTTAATCACTTTAGAGGAGTGGTCATTTTTGGTGCTGCGCTTCTTTATGATGAAACTGCAGAATCATTTGAATG GACCACGCAATGGCTAAAGCTTTACGTGAGGTAA